In Nitrospira sp., a single window of DNA contains:
- a CDS encoding signal recognition particle protein yields MLDTLSRKFDQILKALRGQGVLTEQNIADALKEVRLALLEADVNFKLVKDFIERVRVKAVGQEVLTSLAPGQQVVKVVWDELRELMGRESSGLKLASEPPTVIMMVGLQGAGKTTTCGKLARLFKQQNKRVLLVAADPRRPAAVEQLASLGAALDVPVHKASGTTLADVVQTCVDGVTRGHAQGFDVVVLDTGGRLHVDDELMAELTAVKQAVTPHEVLLVADAMTGQDAVTMAEQFEQKVGLTGVILTKVEGDARGGAMLSIRAVTGKPVKFLGVGEKSDALEVFHPDRMASRILGMGDVLSLVEKAQQAFSAEQADSLKKTLTSKTFTLEDFREQIGQVNKLGSMDQILGMLPGGQRLKELAGNGGVSEKEIARTVGIINSMTARERRDHAVISGSRKKRIARGSGTTVQDVNRLIKQYLSARTMMKAMSGGGGRRQQQQLAQMLRG; encoded by the coding sequence ATGCTCGATACGCTCAGTCGGAAGTTTGACCAAATTCTGAAGGCACTCCGCGGACAGGGGGTGTTGACGGAACAGAACATCGCCGACGCGCTGAAAGAAGTGCGACTGGCGCTGCTCGAAGCTGACGTCAACTTCAAGTTAGTCAAGGATTTTATTGAGCGCGTCCGCGTGAAGGCGGTTGGGCAGGAAGTCCTGACGAGTCTTGCGCCCGGGCAGCAGGTCGTCAAAGTTGTCTGGGACGAGTTACGCGAACTGATGGGCCGCGAGTCGTCTGGCCTGAAGCTGGCCTCCGAGCCGCCCACGGTCATCATGATGGTCGGCTTGCAGGGCGCGGGCAAGACGACGACCTGCGGCAAGCTGGCCCGGCTGTTTAAGCAGCAGAATAAACGCGTGCTGTTGGTGGCGGCAGATCCGCGGCGGCCAGCGGCGGTCGAACAATTGGCGAGTCTTGGGGCCGCACTAGACGTCCCGGTGCACAAGGCGAGCGGGACGACGTTGGCGGATGTGGTGCAGACCTGTGTCGATGGCGTGACGCGCGGCCACGCGCAGGGCTTCGACGTGGTTGTGCTGGACACGGGTGGCCGCCTGCACGTTGACGATGAGTTGATGGCTGAACTGACGGCGGTCAAGCAGGCCGTGACGCCGCATGAAGTGTTGCTGGTGGCGGATGCCATGACAGGGCAGGACGCGGTCACCATGGCCGAGCAGTTCGAGCAGAAAGTTGGACTGACCGGTGTGATTCTAACCAAGGTCGAAGGCGACGCGCGTGGTGGCGCGATGCTGTCCATCCGGGCAGTAACCGGCAAGCCGGTGAAGTTCCTGGGGGTCGGTGAGAAGTCGGACGCACTGGAAGTGTTCCATCCGGACCGGATGGCCTCGCGCATTCTCGGCATGGGCGATGTGCTCTCGCTGGTCGAAAAAGCGCAGCAAGCCTTCTCAGCAGAACAGGCGGACTCGCTCAAGAAGACACTCACGTCGAAGACCTTCACGTTGGAGGATTTTCGCGAGCAGATCGGGCAGGTCAACAAGCTGGGCTCCATGGACCAGATTCTCGGTATGCTGCCCGGCGGGCAGCGGTTGAAGGAACTGGCGGGTAACGGTGGCGTGTCGGAAAAAGAAATTGCGCGCACCGTGGGGATCATCAATTCGATGACAGCCCGCGAGCGGCGGGATCATGCGGTCATCAGCGGAAGCCGCAAGAAGCGGATTGCCCGCGGCAGCGGCACGACCGTGCAGGACGTGAACCGGTTGATCAAGCAGTATCTT